From the Planktothricoides raciborskii GIHE-MW2 genome, the window CTTTTAAGGTCATTTTAAACCCATATTCTCGTTCACGGGGTTGGCGGTAAATAATTAATTCCCCAGTTTGTAGATTCACCAGCCAATATTCTGGGATGCCCGCTTCTGCATAAATGTGATATTTTACTGTTGCATCTTTTTCTAAACTGCTATTAGCATATTCGATTACCCAGAAGATATTTTCTGGATAAGGATGATGAGTCAGATACTCTCTCCCTAGGGGCTGGACAATAGTGATATCCGGTTCCGGTTCCGACCCGTTGGGCAGGGTGATAGGTTTGGCGTGGCGAACAAAAGCGCGGTAAGCGTCAGCTATGCCGTCAGGCTTATCGCCTAAAACTCTAGTCAAATAATTTCCTGCTTCTGAACTAAAGAAAGCATGAATTTCACCTTCGGGGGACATTTCAACTATTTCTCCTGCTAATAACTCCACGGGGCGATCGTCGAGTAACCCCGTTTTAATCATCAGGTGGTAGTCTTCTACACTCCACTTGACTGTTGACAGTACCATATTTCACCTCCATCAACCTTCACTTTAGTTTATCATTTACCTGCCAGATACCTGCCAGAGAAGAGTTAAAAAAATGGCGCGATCGCCTTTATTCCCATATCTCATACCAACCAGAAACCGGGTTTCTTAATTGTAGGGGCGATTCGCGAATCGACCGTACTCGGTACGAAGCATAAATTGTCGCAAAAACCCGGTTTCTTCTATGACCCATCTATCGGTCAAAAACTCAATAAAGTTGCTGATTTGTGAAAATAAATATCAGGATTTAAAAAATAAGTTTAAATACTATAACTTATTAGTTTATTTCATTCACAAAATTTAATATCAAATACAACTAATTTAATAGAATTAAATCATAAATAAAATGCTTTTATGCTAAAATAAAATAAATTGCCAATTATCGGAGGTAAAGCTCTATGGTAGCCGAACTAAAATCTCCAACCAAACCAGAAATTATCTATCCCGATAGTGACGGTCAACCTATGTCAGATAATACAGAACATTTCCAACTGATTGTCTTAATCAAAGAAAACTTAGAAATTTTGTTTTCTGCGGAGCAAAATGTATTTGTAGCGGGAGACTTATTATGGTATACCGTAGAAGGGGATAATCAGCTAAGACAAGCCCCAGATGTGATGGTGGCATTTGGGCGACCCAAAGGACGCCGAGGTTCTTATCAACAATGGCAAGAAGAAAATATTGCCCCGCAAGTAGTGTTTGAAATCTTATCTCCGGGAAATCGGCCATCGGAAATGGCGAAAAAATTCCAGTTTTACGATCGCTATGGAGTAGAAGAATACTACCTCTATGACCCCGATCGCTTGGATTTAACTGGCTGGTTGCGTCAAGGGGAAAAATTAGCCGTCATCGATCGCGTATCTGGGTGGGTTTCTCCCCGACTGGGAATTAAATTTGAATTAACTGAGTCAGGACTTGAGTTAATTCGCCCTGATGGACAAAAGTTTTTAACTTCTCAGGAATTAGCTGAACGGGCTGAAGCCGAAAGCCAGCGGGCTGAAGCCGAAAGCCAACGGGCTGAAAAAGCCGAAGAACGAGTTAAACTCTTAGAGGCACGATTGCGAGAATTAAACATTAATCCAGAGGATTTGTAACCGATTTACTCGCTGTTACTATGTTAGTTTTATCCTGACGAAAAAAAGTAGGGGCGCAATGCTTGCGCCCCTACGGAATTCATGCACATTTTTAATCAAATCTAATCACATTTAATCAGATAATCAGATAATCAGATAAATTTGCTTCAACCTTTGACACAAACCACTTGTTTCAAGGTTGCCACAATTTCCACTAAATCTGATTGATTTTCCATCACTTGCTCGATAGGTTTGTAAGCTCCAGGTATTTCATCCAGTACCCCTCGGTCTTTGCGACATTCAATGCCTTGAGTTTGTTCAATTAAATCCGCTTCAGTGAATTCTTTTTTCGCCTTATTTCTAGACATTAAACGACCGGCGCCGTGGCTGCAACTGCAATAACTATCAGCACAACCTTTGCCTTTGACGATGAAAGATTTGGCTCCCATTGAACCGGGAATAATCCCATAATCTTCTTCTCTAGCTCTCACGGCACCTTTGCGAGTCACATAGACTTGTTCGCCAAAATGAGTTTCTTTTTCAGCGTAATTGTGATGACAATTGACCAGTAATAACGGTTTAGTGGGTTTGCCTCCTGCGAGGTGTTTTTCCACAATTCGCATGAACCGATCCATCATTACATCGCGATTTTTGCGGGCATAGTTTTGTGCCCATTGTAAATCATGCCAATAGGCATCAAATTCGGGAGTTTGGGAGACAAAATAAGCCAGGTCTGGGTCAGGGAGGCGATCGCCTGCTAATCGGGCTAATTCTTTGGCGGTATCAATATGACATTGGGCCAACATATTGCCAATGTGCCGAGAACCGGAATGTAACATCAACCAAACTTGATTATCTGTATCTAAACAGACTTCAATAAAATGGTTGCCACCACCGAGGGAACCCAATTGTTTCATGGCTTTTCCTTCTAAGCGTTGGACTCCAGCATGAAGGTCTTTAAAATCCCGCCATCCCTGCCAATTACTTGCCGGTTTATCCACGTCCTTATTTTCATCAAAACCCAGAGGAATTGCTGCTTCAATATCCTGGCGAATTTTTTTCAATTTGCCTTCGAGTTTGTCTGCGAAAAATGGAGTTTTTACCGCACACATACCACAGTTATGAACGAATACCCCAGCAGTTAGAGCAAAGTTATGATATTCGGGAACGGTTAAACAGTAAACGTCTTGTTGTTCTTCTAGGGAAACAACCTCAACGACTTTGTGGTTGTACCCGTGTTCTTTTCGCCGATGGTTATGTAATCCAATGGGAGTTTTCACTTCATCTCCGCAGGTTTCACAGGTGTAGATCCGATTAGCAATTTCCTTGCTTTTTGCTCTTCCTTTTTCGCTGGTATTGTAGTCAATCAGATAATTTTTTCCCCGTTTTCCATTGTCAAAAACTTGGTATTCACCGGAATCATTCTGCTGAATTAAAGTGTAGCCATCCTGATATGTTTTGCTATAAAAAGGCATTAAGGATGTACCATTATTTAAATCTTTGGCTTCTCGATAACTGCCATCACGCAGCATAAATTGGTGGTCGGGAGTGCATAGGATTTCTGCACCGTTGTCGAGAACCACTTTGACTAATGGGGCATTGCGACGAGTCAAACGAGCGATCGCTTTTGCGGCCACAATTCGTCCTGTATTGGTACAGGAGTAAACCACAAACTCCCGCCCCCAGGAAGCTAACTCCGCCAGGGAATAAGATTTGCCGTCTGCGAGAGGAACTAATGTATCCCCAGTGAAACAACCAATATCGACCCCCACCGCAGCGGGAATAATCGCATCTTTGGTCGCCAGCACTGACCCTACTAAGGCCCCTTTGCCCAAATGAACATCGGGCATAAGCGCCACGTGCTTAAACACAAATGGCAACGAGGCCACATTTTTGGCCATTGCAGTTTCTTCCGAACCTAGTTCGTGATTTGCCCAAGATAAGACAGGTTTGGGCGTTGAGATTTTCAGTTGTTCGTAGGGCATAAGAATTATATTGCCAGTATGACTATTTATATACTACATTATGTAGTATGTTTTGTCGAGCGTTGCTCCCTAACCCCGTGTCAGCCAGTAGCCGCGCAAACCAACGGCATTCGCCCCTTCATAGTCGTCTTGGCGACTATCCCCGACGTGCCAAGCTTCCTGGGGCAGACAATTATGTTTTGCCAAAGCGGTGGCAAAGATTTTCGGGTCAGGTTTGGCAGCCCCCACTTCGGTGGAAATGGTGACGGATTGGAAAAAATGATTTAAATCGAGCGCTTTTAAGACCGCATATAGCCGCGAGTCAAAATTAGATAAAACACCGAGTTCAATGCCAGCACTTTGGCACCGTTCCAGGGTGGGCAGCACTTCGGGATAAAGTACCCACGGCTGGCTGGTGGCAAAGTAGGCGTAAAGTTCCGCAAAGAATTTACTAAAGTCGCGAAATTGGGATTGTACTCCGGCTTTTTGGAAGGTGTGGGAGGCGACCCTTTCCCACCATTCAAATTCTAACCGGGGAATTTCTCTGGGAGTGGCATGGGGAAAGGCTGCGGCTGGGGCTTGCCGAAAGCTTTCCCGGAAGGCTCGATCTAATAGGTTGGGGGCAACTTCTACGCCAAAAGATTGGGCAATTTCTGCATAAATTTGTCCGACTGTCCCCCGAATGCCGAAAAGCGTTCCTACGGCATCAAAAAAAATAACTTTTGGTTTGGGATTAGTCATGGTTATTTGTTGTTTGTTGTTTGTTGTTTGTTGGTGGTTGTTTGTTGGTGTTTGGTGGTTGGTGGTTGATGCTTGGGGAACGGGGAACGGGGAACGGTTATCAGGGAACGGGGAAAGTGAAAAGTTAAAAGTGAAAAGTTGTAGGGGCGAATGGCCAGAAAGCCCCTACAAAAGTCGTAGGGGCGTCCTTGCGAAGCATAATCCGTCAGGCTATATGGCCAGAAAGCCCGTACAAAAGAAGTATCACTATTCACTATTCACTATTGACTATTCACTCTTTCCTCTTTCCTGTTGTTGTTGGTTGTTGGTGGTTGGTTTATTAGAATTTTTGCTTTTGGACCGGCGTCGATCGCCCCAACCCCCCTGAAAACCGCCTGCTCCGCACCGCAGCATAGCTGCGAACGGCTTTTCAGCATTTTGCCACAGATTTATTGGTTATTTGTGGTTCGACTATTGCCCCAATAACGAATAACCAATAACCAGTAACAATTGAATTAACTAGAAAGCATTTCTCGCAGTGGTTGAGTGATCCAGTTAAACCCAACTTTAAGCTGATGGTCTAAGGTGGGGAGGCGATATAAATAGATGAGACGGCGGAGGATATGGGCCGCTGGGCCGTCGAGTTTGATTCCTAAGCCGGTGAGGGTGGCGTTGTCTAAACCCAATGTCATCATTTCCCCTAAATTTTGATACCGGAAGGGTAATAAAGGACGTTCGGTGAGAGAGGCCCAAATGTTCCAGGCAGCATAGTCCGCTTGCTGGATGGCAGCTTGGGCAGTGCTGGGAACCCGTTGCTCGCTGGCATCTTGACAGTCCGCTAAGTCTCCGAGGACAAAGATATCGGGATGGTCGATCGCCTGTAAGGTGGCAGTGGTGGTAATTTGACCCCGTTGATTTTGCTTCAGGGGCAGCGATCGCACCACGGGGGAAACTTCGGTGCCCACAGTCCAGAGGACGATATCCACCGGCAAGTTATCGATTTGTTCTTTATATATTAAGGAGATGCTATCCGCTTCGACGCGATCGACGGTGGTTTCTAAGTCAATCCAAATCCCCCGTTCTTTCAGCGATCGCATCGCCGCAGTCCGATTAAACTCCGAAGCCGATCGCAGAATACTATCCGAGGCTTCCACCAACCGAACTCGACCCCGTTCTCCCAGGCGATCGGCCAATTTACAGGCTAATTCAACCCCACTATAGCCACTCCCAACAATGGCAACGCGAATTTTATCGCAAACGGAGTTTTCTAACTCTCGGAGTTTTTCTTGCAGCCGATAAGCATCATTAATGGTGCGGAAGGGAATAGCATGGTCAGCACATCCCGGAACCCGATCCATTGGGGTTTCCCCACCGAGGGCTAAGACGAGGCGATCGCAACTGATATCCGGGCCATCGTTTAATTGCACTAGATGCGATTCTCGTTCCGAGACGCTTCGCGAACGCACATCAATATTTGTCACCGCACCTTGGACAAAGCGCACCGTTGTGTCCGCCAAAAGTTCAGAAAATGGTGGGGCAATTTCCCAACTTTGCAGTTCCCCGGTCAGCAATTCATACAACAAGGGCGAAAATAAAAAGCGATCGTTTTGCTCAACGAGAATAATTTCTGGTTTATCCGGTGAATTCCAAGGGAATTGGCTTAATCTTAGAGCAGTGTATAGACCGCCAAAGCCTCCACCGAGGATACAAATACGTTTTTGGCTCATGGTCAGCAGGAGTTAAGAAAAAAAATCATCTCTTCCAAGATAGCAGTGACACCGATTTAAATTTGTGGCGATCGCCATAAACAAGCATAAATAACACCATAAATAACATTTTCCATAAAAAAATGCAAAACGCCAAAATCATAGCGTTTTGCATTTTTTGTTTTACACTTTTAACTGTTGCTTCAGTATTGAGCCGTTTGATTATCAATGAATTTGAAATCAGGCAGAATTCTTGCCACCCTAAAAGACTTAATTAATGTTCCAAATTCTTGGCAGTTTTACGAGCTTCCAACCAAGGGGGAACTACCAACCAGGCAATCACAAGCAGCAAGGCTACTAGAGCGAATTTGCTTACCCAGGAGATTAATTGCTCCAAAGAAATAAGTTCGCCCACGAAAAAAGACAAACTCACCATAACACTTGCCCATATAGTTGCTCCGGCTGTGTTACATAACAAAAATTGGGGATAAGGCATTTGAGCGATGCCCGCCATCGGT encodes:
- a CDS encoding Uma2 family endonuclease translates to MVLSTVKWSVEDYHLMIKTGLLDDRPVELLAGEIVEMSPEGEIHAFFSSEAGNYLTRVLGDKPDGIADAYRAFVRHAKPITLPNGSEPEPDITIVQPLGREYLTHHPYPENIFWVIEYANSSLEKDATVKYHIYAEAGIPEYWLVNLQTGELIIYRQPREREYGFKMTLKDGEISPLAFPDVTIPVEKIISA
- a CDS encoding Uma2 family endonuclease, with translation MVAELKSPTKPEIIYPDSDGQPMSDNTEHFQLIVLIKENLEILFSAEQNVFVAGDLLWYTVEGDNQLRQAPDVMVAFGRPKGRRGSYQQWQEENIAPQVVFEILSPGNRPSEMAKKFQFYDRYGVEEYYLYDPDRLDLTGWLRQGEKLAVIDRVSGWVSPRLGIKFELTESGLELIRPDGQKFLTSQELAERAEAESQRAEAESQRAEKAEERVKLLEARLRELNINPEDL
- a CDS encoding RtcB family protein, with amino-acid sequence MPYEQLKISTPKPVLSWANHELGSEETAMAKNVASLPFVFKHVALMPDVHLGKGALVGSVLATKDAIIPAAVGVDIGCFTGDTLVPLADGKSYSLAELASWGREFVVYSCTNTGRIVAAKAIARLTRRNAPLVKVVLDNGAEILCTPDHQFMLRDGSYREAKDLNNGTSLMPFYSKTYQDGYTLIQQNDSGEYQVFDNGKRGKNYLIDYNTSEKGRAKSKEIANRIYTCETCGDEVKTPIGLHNHRRKEHGYNHKVVEVVSLEEQQDVYCLTVPEYHNFALTAGVFVHNCGMCAVKTPFFADKLEGKLKKIRQDIEAAIPLGFDENKDVDKPASNWQGWRDFKDLHAGVQRLEGKAMKQLGSLGGGNHFIEVCLDTDNQVWLMLHSGSRHIGNMLAQCHIDTAKELARLAGDRLPDPDLAYFVSQTPEFDAYWHDLQWAQNYARKNRDVMMDRFMRIVEKHLAGGKPTKPLLLVNCHHNYAEKETHFGEQVYVTRKGAVRAREEDYGIIPGSMGAKSFIVKGKGCADSYCSCSHGAGRLMSRNKAKKEFTEADLIEQTQGIECRKDRGVLDEIPGAYKPIEQVMENQSDLVEIVATLKQVVCVKG
- a CDS encoding HAD family hydrolase — encoded protein: MTNPKPKVIFFDAVGTLFGIRGTVGQIYAEIAQSFGVEVAPNLLDRAFRESFRQAPAAAFPHATPREIPRLEFEWWERVASHTFQKAGVQSQFRDFSKFFAELYAYFATSQPWVLYPEVLPTLERCQSAGIELGVLSNFDSRLYAVLKALDLNHFFQSVTISTEVGAAKPDPKIFATALAKHNCLPQEAWHVGDSRQDDYEGANAVGLRGYWLTRG
- a CDS encoding NAD(P)/FAD-dependent oxidoreductase — its product is MTMSQKRICILGGGFGGLYTALRLSQFPWNSPDKPEIILVEQNDRFLFSPLLYELLTGELQSWEIAPPFSELLADTTVRFVQGAVTNIDVRSRSVSERESHLVQLNDGPDISCDRLVLALGGETPMDRVPGCADHAIPFRTINDAYRLQEKLRELENSVCDKIRVAIVGSGYSGVELACKLADRLGERGRVRLVEASDSILRSASEFNRTAAMRSLKERGIWIDLETTVDRVEADSISLIYKEQIDNLPVDIVLWTVGTEVSPVVRSLPLKQNQRGQITTTATLQAIDHPDIFVLGDLADCQDASEQRVPSTAQAAIQQADYAAWNIWASLTERPLLPFRYQNLGEMMTLGLDNATLTGLGIKLDGPAAHILRRLIYLYRLPTLDHQLKVGFNWITQPLREMLSS